Sequence from the Ornithinimicrobium humiphilum genome:
CCGTCGATCTCCGCCAGCAGCTGCGGCACGATCGTGGTCTCGACGTCGGAGGAGACGCCCGAGCCGCGGGTGCGGAAGAGCGACTCCATCTCGTCGAAGAAGACGACGACCGGGCGCCCGTCGGCGGACTTCTCGCGCGCTCGCTGGAAGATCGAGCGGATGTGCCGCTCGGTCTCCCCGACGTACTTGTTGAGCAGCTCCGGACCCTTGATGTTGAGGAAGTAGCTCGCCTCGTGCTCCCGCCCCAGCTTCTCCGCGGTCTGCCGGGCCAGCGACGCGGCCACGGCCTTGGCGATGAGCGTCTTGCCGCAGCCGGGCGGGCCGTAGAGCAGCACGCCTTTGGGCGCGCGGAGCTGGTGCGCGGCGTAGAGGTCGGCGTGCAGGAAGGGCAGCTCCACGGCGTCGCGGATCTGCTCGATCTGCCCGGTGAGCCCGCCGATGTCGTCGTAGGAGATGTCGGGCACCTCCTCCAGGACGAGCTCGGAGACCTCCGGGCGCGGGATGCGCTCGGTGACGAAGCCGCTGCGCGTGTCCAGGAGCAGCCCGTCGCCCAGGCGGATCTTCTCCTCGCGCAGCGAGCCGGCGACCTTGCACACCCGCTCGTCCTCGCCCCGCACGATGACGACGACGCGGTCCTGGTCGAGGACCTCCTTGGCGATCACGACGTCGCCGGAGCGCTCGTAGCCGGCCACGGCCACGACCGCCTGGGCCTCGTTGAGCAGGACCTCGCGGCCCGGCAGCAGCTCTGCGGTGTCGACCTCGGAGGAGACGTGCGTGCGCACCCGCCGCCCGGCGACGGCCAGGTCGACGGTCCCGTCCCCCACGAGCCGGATCACCTGTCCGAAGGTCAGCGGCGGGCTGGCCATCGCGTCGAGGTCCTCGCGCAGCCCCATGATCTGGGACCGGGCGGTGCGCAGGGTGTCGGCGAGCTGGTCGTTGTGCGCCTTGAGCTCACCGACCCGGGAGGTCAGGGTGCGCACCTGCTCCTCGAGGTGGCGCTCCCGGAAGGGGCGCTCACCGGGGCTGGTGCTGGGGGTCTGTGACGTCACCGGTCCTCCTGACCTGTGGTCGGCTACATTCCCAGCGTATGAGACGTACCCGGACGTGGGGCGCACTGGTGCTCCCCGCCGCCCTGACCAGCATCCTGCTGACCGGCTGCGAGGTCGACGACGACCCCGCCGCGCCCGCCACGAGCGCACCGGCAGCCCCGACGAGCGGAGCCACCATGGACCCCGAGAACAGCCCCGGAAGCACGGCCATCGGGACCGGCGACGCCACGGGGAGCACCGGTGCCGGGACCAACGGGGGCACCGACGCCCCGGTCCTCGGTGCCGGCGCGATCGTCACCGAGTCCGCCAGCGGCTCTCTGCTGCGGCTGCGGACCGGGGAGGACGCCGTGCTCCGCCTCTCCCCGCCCTTCCTGGACGCCCAGCCGCAGGTCGACGTCCCCGCCGTCCTGGAGCTCGTGCCGGTCCAGCACTTCGCCGACCCGGGGTATGCGGAGTGGGAGCTCCGCGCGTCCGCGCCCGGCCGCGCCAGCCTCACCGCCGAGGCGACCGACGGCTCGGTGCTCGTCGTCCTCGTCGAGGTCTCCGGTCCCTGATCCCCGCCCGCCGACAACGGGGAGGGCCCCCGCCACGGTGCGTGGCGGGGGCCCTCCTGCTGTGCGAGGTGGTGCTGGGTCAGCCCTCCAGGAACTGGAAGTTGGCCCGGTGCTGCGTGCCGTCCTCCAGCGTGATGATCAGCTGGCGGCAGGTGCCACCCCAGGACGCGTCCGTCTTCCAGTTGTAGTGGTAGAGGTCGTTGCCCTTGGAGTAGGTCAGCCCACGGTTGCCCGTCGTGTCCGTCGGGTAGGTGAGGGCGTACTGCTCGGGCTCCAGGGTGCCGCAGTCGATCTCCTGGCTCGAGGGGCTGTGGGCGCCACGGAGGATGTCCAGGCCCTTGTTGCCGTTGATGGAGAACTTGATCGGCGCGGTGTCACCCGCGACGACCGTGTTGAGCTTGTCGGCCGAGAAGGCACCGCCCTTGACGCCGGCACCCGGCGCCTTGCAGGTCGGCGGCACGTCGAAGGCCTCGAAGTTGTCGTCGCGGCCGGTGCCGCCCTGGATGGCGCTGTAGCCGACACCACGGCGGGCGAAGGTCGCCCAGATGTTGCAGGTGTCCTCACCACCGAGGGCCTCGGAGGCGGCGATGATGCCGTTGCGGCCGGCGACGAAGCCAGGGTTGCAGCCCTGCATCTTCATGCCGTCCATGACGTACTGCAGCGCGCGGGTGTTGCCGGCGGTGTTCCACGGGGAGTAGATGTCCGCCTCGAAGCCGTGCTTGTCGATGAGGTCCCAGTTGAGGTCCCACAGGATCGACGCCCACGCGTGACCGATGCCGTGCGGCGCGGCCAGCGAGCCGCCGGTGACCCAGCCGTTGGTCTTGATGCGGTCGTAGGTGAACGGCTGGATGTCCATGTTGCGCGAGTAGGGCGCGGGACGGATGCCGGCACCGTGGCGGTCGGGCTGGAAGAGGGCGTACGGGCCCATGCCGCGCGCCTCCTCCGGCTTGTCGAGCGCCGGGTCCATGAGCATGGTGATGGCCAGGTAGTCGCTCCAGCCCTCACCCATCTGCTCCTGCCCACCCAGGCAGTTGATGTTGAGACCACCGGTCAGGCGGTTGGAGACGCCGTGGCCGTACTCGTGGATGATGATGCCGTTCTCCAGGTCACCGTCGCGGATGCCCGGGTGCGAGGAGATCTTGTGCACCGACGCGGCGGTGGTGCCGCCGGCGATCCGGGCACGGATGGCGTCGCCGTCGGCCTGGCTGACCGAGACGGCCGGGATGCCGACCTGCTGGTCCATGGTGGCGGTGAGGATCGGGGCGGCCCCCGTCCCGGTGTGCGTGATGACGACCGCGACGGCGCCACCGTCCTCGGCGTTCCTGACCTTGACGGCGTTGTTGCAGGAGCCGCCGTTGGCCGTGACGACGATCGCGCCAGGAGCCGCGAAAGCGGTGCAGGCGTTGTCGACAACGACCGCTGTGCCCGGGAGTCCGGCGTTGGTCGCGGGCGGGGTGAAGCGGGCGTAGTTCGCCTCGTAGGTCACGGCGTCCGTGCCGGTGCCGAGCGTGAACCCGCTGGGCCTGCCGAACTGGGTGCCGGGCCACAGGTACATCTGCATCCGCGGCGGGCTGCCGTCGGCGGCCGGGGTGGAGAAGTTGGCGTTGTTGGTGCCGGCGCCGTCTGCCGCCTCCGCCCGGACGTAGTCGCCGCCCGTGCCCTGGCCGGTGTAGTTCATGGCCTGGAAGTTGCCCGACGCCTCGTCGAAGCCGTAGCGGTAGAGGATGTCGTGGATCATGTTGTTCGCGTAGAACAGGTTGGTCACGGCCGCGTCGCGGTAGTCCTGGGCGTGCTCACCCAGGTCCATCTCGAAGTCGAAGTCGAGACCGGCGCCACCGTCGGGCGACCCGTCCGGGTCGGGCTGGTTGTTGGCGTCCTGGTCGGTGTAGGCCCACACGTTGTTGCCCCGGGTCGACGTGTGCTCCGGGCCGGCGACGCCGTCGGTGTCGTGCCAGCCGAAGGGCGAGCTGTAGGCATCGGCGGGGTTCTCGACCAGCTCGCGGTCGCCGTCGTTGGGGCTCTCCTTCGGGAAGGCCACCACGCGGTAGCTGGAGCCGTCGACGGCGGGCGTCGGGGTCTTCAGCGTGGGAGTCGTGGACGTGGCCGCGGCCGCGACACCGGTGCCGAACGCCTGCGGCGAACGGGCGAGGTGGGCGAAGTCACCGGCGGTGTGCTGGTGGGTCCAGTCCTCGACGTGGAGGGCCTCCCCCGACTCGGCGTCGACGGTGACCTGGTAGAGGGAGGGCGAGTCCGCGTCGTCGATGACGAGCTCCCAGGCGAGGCGCAGTCCCTCGTCGGTCGGCTGCCAGACCAGGCGGGCGTCGATGTCCTCCCGGGCGGCCGGCGAGGACAGCACCGTGGCCTGCTCGGCGTCGGCGCGGCGTGACTCGACGGTCGCGTCCGCGGTGCTCAGGTCGAGCTCCTCCGCGGCGGCCTCGAGGGCGCCCGCTGCGTCGAGGTCACGGCTGCCCGTGGCCTCGCGCAGACCGCCGACCAGGGACTGCGCCACGTGCAGCACCTCGCCGGTCTTGGTGACGCTGACCGTGGCGACGGCGCCGAGGACCTGGCGGCCCTGGTAGGTCTGCACCAGGTTGACGTAGGTCACGCCGTTGTGACCGGAGGTGTGCTGGGACAGCACCTCCAGACCGGCCAGGTCGGCTCCGGCCACGCCGTAGTCCGCGGCCTTGAGGCGCAGGAAGTCGACCGCGACCTGCTCGGCCGGGGCCGAGCTGGGTTGGGTCAACCAGAAGCTGCTGCTGGGCTCGGCCGGCGCTGCCGCCTCCGGGACGGCAACGGCGCCTCCCGGGACGAGCAGCGCGAGCGTGAGCGGGACGCCGAGTCCGGCGCCCAGCAAAGGGGTACGTCGCATCGTGTGTTGCTCCTTGATATGCGATGCGGCACAACAGCACCCGAGAGCCCGGGGGGCAGGACGGGGCGACGGCCTCGACCTTGAGTCCGTCGCGCCCGCGGGTGCGGATCGAACCGCGGGGACGATCCTGAACCTACGCAGGGAACTCCCAGGAATGGGTCTTTGTCTGGTCAGGTTTTGGTCAGGAAAACGTCAAGAAAAGGTCAAGTCCGTCACACCTGGGCACCCTGGGTGCACGCCGGGCAGCCGACTGCCGGAGCGCCGTCAGGAGGGTGGTGTCCGAGAAGGGTCTGCCGCGTCAGGCCTCGGGAGCAGCGGACTAGGACGCCCCGCCCTCGTCCGGCAGGCCACCGTCGCGTCGGTCCGCGGTCGCCCGGGCCTCGCGGGCGGTGCGACGCAGACGCTTGTCGGACACCGGGCGCTCCCCCAGGTCCTCGGGGCTCCACTCCTCCTCGACCACCGGCGTGTAGTCCTCGCCGTAGGCCCCCGGGGCGGGCCGCTTCTTGCGGAGGTGGGCGTCGACGCCCGGCGCCAGCCGGCGCAGGGTGATCAGGAAGCCGGTGTGCCCGTGCATCCGGTGCTCCGGCCGCACGGCCAGTCCCTCCAGGTGCCAGCCCCGCACGAGCGACTCCCACGCCTGCGGCTCGGTCCAGCCTCCGGCCCGACGGGCCGTCTCGGCCACCCGGGAGAGCTGGGTCGTGGTCGCGACGTAGCAGATCAGCACGCCGCCGGGCACCAGCGCGTCTGCGACGACGTCGAGGCACTCCCAGGGCGCGAGCATGTCGAGGACGACGCGGTCGACCGTGCCGGGCTCGACGGCGCGCGGCAGCTCCTGGACGAGGTCGCCGACCGTCACCGTCCACGCCGGGTGCTCCTGGCCGAAGAAGGCGTGGGCGTTGGCCTGCGCGATCTCGGCGAAGTCGGCCCGTCGCTCGAAGCTGAGCAGCCGGCCCTCGTCGCCCACGGCGCGCAGCAGCGAGAGGGAGAGTGCGCCCGACCCGACGCCGGCCTCGACGACCGTCGCGCCGGGGAAGATGTCGGCGTAGGTGACGATCTGCCCCGCGTCCTTGGGGTAGACGACCTGGGCGCCGCGCGGCATCGAGAGCACGTAGTCCGAGAGCAGCGGGCGCAGGGCGAGGTACTCCACGCCCGAGGAGTGGGCGACGACGGTGCCGTCGGGAGCCCCGATGAGATCGTCGTGCCGGACGTGCCCCCGGTGGGTGTGGAAGTTCTTCCCCGGCTCGAGGGTGATGGTGTGCAGCCGGCCCTTGGGGTCGGTCAGCTGCACACGGTCGCCGGGGCGGAAGGGGCCTCGACGCAGGTCGGCGCCGGTCGCGGGGGGAGTCACCGGGTCAGTCTACGAGCGTGACGCGGTGCGCCCTCCCCGGTCCAGGTCGGTGGCGGCGACCGCGCCCCACGGAGCACCCTCCTCGTCGAGGAGGCAGACGATGCCCGCACCGGTCGTCCTCATGACCTCCAGCACCCGGTCGAACGACGCGTCCGGACCGAGCGGCAGCGCCCACCCGATCGGCATCCGCACCGCGACGGAGAAGACCGGGGCGTGGGCGCGCTCGTCGGCGGGCACCTTCTCCAGCGCGCCCGGGTGGACCAGCCCGTCCGGGGTCTCCCCCGGTCGCCGGACGACCCACACCGCGGCGTCGGCCCAGCGGACGGATCCGACGGGTGCGTCCGGGGGGACCACCCCGACCGGCCGGGCGACGTCGCCGACGCGCAGCCGCGAGGCGGCCCGACCGTGCCGTCCGGCTGTGATGGCCGACGAGGCGCCCTGCCACAGGAAGAAGGCGATCACCACCACCCAGGCGAGGCGGCCGATCCCGATCCGCTGCCCCTCCAGCAGCACCGGGCTGACCGCCCACGCCACCAGGAGCACGGCCACCACCCGCCCGGCCCAGCCGGCCGCCCAGGTGGCGGTGCTGCGGTCGCCCGTGGCACGCCATACCGCCGCCTCGAGGAGGAAGCCGCCGTCGAGGGGCAGCCCCGGGACCAGGTTGAACAGTGCGACGAAGGCGTTCGCCCAGGTGAAGGCGTAGGCCAGCAGCAGCGGCACTCCCCCGTCGAGCACCGCCATCAGTCCCCAGCCCGCCAGTGCCAGCAGCCCGTTGGCGAGCGGTCCGACGGCCGCGACCGCCGCACTGCGTCCCGGGGTGACGCCGGCCGCGTCGTGCGCGGTGTGCCCGCCCCAGAAGTCGGCGACCACCCGGGAGACCCCGAAGCCGACCCGCTGGGCCACGAGCGCGTGGGCGGCCTCGTGGGTGAGGACCGAGACGAGCAGGAGGACGGCGAAGATCAGCGCGACGACCGATGACCAGAAGCCGCCCAGCCCCAGCACCGCCTCGACCGTGGGCCCGAAGAGCAGCACGATGAGCACGGCGACGAGGACCCAGCTCCGCCCCAGGAAGACGGGGACGCCGGAGAGGCTCCCGATGCGCCAGCCGTTGCTCGTCGTCATGGTGCCCCGAGCCTATGCCGTGACGGTGCTGTCGGCGCCCCCACGTAGGGTTCCGCTCATGCAGCCCGCCCTCTCACCGTCGCGGGCGGCCGACTTCCTGCAGTGCCCGATGCTCTACCGCTTCCGGGTCGTCGACCGGCTGCCCGAGCCCCCGAGCCCCGCCGCCGCGCGCGGGTCCCTCGTCCACGCCGTCCTCGAGCGGCTCTTCGACCTGCCCGCGGCGGAGCGCACCACCGCCAACGCCACGGCGCTGCTGCCCGAGGCGTGGGCCCGCATGGTCGAGCAGGAGCCCTCGCTCGCCGACCTCCTCCCCTACGCCGACGACGGCAGCGTCACGGTGGAGGACTGGTTCGAGCAGGCCGCGGCCTTCGTCGAGCGGTGGTTCACCCTCGAGGACCCGACCGTGCTGGAGCCCGCCGAGCGCGAGCTCTACGTCGAGGCGCAGGTGGGCGAGCTGACGATCCGCGGCTACGTCGACCGGCTCGACGAGGCACCCGACGGACGGCTGCGGGTCGTCGACTACAAGACCGGTCGGGCGCCGTCGGAGACCTTCGAGGCGCGGGCGCTCTTCCAGCTGAAGTTCTACGCGCTGGCGCTGTGGCGCAGCCGCGGCGTGATGCCCTCGCGGCTGCAGCTGGTCTACCTCAGCGACGGTCAGGTGCTGTGGATCGACCCCACCGAGGACGAGCTGCTCGCGACCGAGCGCAAGATCCGGGCGCTGTGGGCCGCGATCGAGCAGGCCGCGACGACCGGCGACTGGCGGGCCCGGCCCGGGCGGATCTGCTCCTGGTGCGCGCACCGGGCCCTCTGCCCGGCGTGGGGCGGCACGCCGCCCCCGCTGCCCGAGGACGCGACCCTGCGGGCGCTGGACCCGCGCTCCACCGGGCGTCCCGACCCCCGCACCGCTGACGTCGACTGACCCAGCTCGGGGGTGCCGTGGCCGACCTCGTCGGCGCGCGGGCGCCGCCCGCCTCAGCTGCTGGTGGTGCCGTCGTTGCGGCGGCGCAGGTAGCGCTCGAACTCCCGGGCGATGGCGTCGCCGGAGGCCTCGGGCAGCTCGACGGTGTCCTGGGCGTCCTCGAGCTGACGGACGTACTCCGCCACCTCGTCGTCGGTCGCGGCGAGCTCGTCAACGCCGTGCTCCCACGCCCGGGCCTCCTCGGCCAGGGCGCTGTCGTCGATGACGCAGTCGAGCAGCTCCTCGACGCGGCCCAGCAGGGCCAGCGAGGCCTTCGGCGACGGCGGGCCGCCGGCGTAGTGCGGCACGGCCGCCCAGCACGAGAGGACGGGCAGGTCGACGTGCTGGGCCTCGTCGGCGAGCACCCCCACGATGCCGGTCGGGCCCTCGTAGGTGCTGGGCTCGATGCCCTCGAGGCTGGCCAGCAGGTCGGGGTCGTCCGAGCTCACGCTCACCGGGATGGGCCGGGTGTGGGGGACGTCGGCGAGGAGGGCTCCGAGGAGGACCATCATCTGCGCACCCTGGTGCACGGCATACCCCAGGATGTCGCCGGCGAAGGAGCGCCAGCGGACGGAGGGCTCGATGCCCATGACGAGCAGCACGTCGCGCCCCATCGGGGTGTCCTGCGCGAGGAGGATGCGGGTCGTGGGCCAGCGCACCGTGCGACGCCCGTCGACGCGGACCGTCTGCGGTCGGTTGACCTGGAAGTCGTAGTAGTCCTCCGGGTCCACAGCGGCGACGACCTCGGCGTTCCAGACCGTGGCGAGGTGCTCGACCAGGGCCGAGGCGCTCTCCCCCGCGTCGTTCCAGCCCTCGAAGGCCGCGATCACCACGGGGTCGCGCAGCTCACCGGTCTCACGCAGCTCGATCATGCTTCCCTTCCTGCCGCGACGTCGGACCGCTGCTGCGGACCGCACGTGCTCACCCTACGTCTCCGGCGGCTACCGTGGGGCCGTGCCGAGCCAGCCCGCCGACCGCCCGTCCCTGCCCGCCGCCGTCCTCTGGGACATGGACGGCACCATCGTCGACTCCGAGCCCTACTGGATGGCGGAGGAGGAGGCGCTGGTGGCCGCCGCGGGCGGCGTCTGGCGGCACGAGGACGCCCTGGAGCTGGTCGGCAACGACCTGCTCGTCTCGGCCCGGATCATCCTCGAGCGCACCCCCGTCACGGGCACCCCCGAGGAGGTCGTGCAGCAGCTGCTGGACGGCGTGATCCGGCGGATGCGCGACGCGCTGCCCTGGCGGCCCGGTGCGGCCGAGCTGCTCACGGCCTTCGAACGGCTCGGCGTGCCCTCGGCCCTCGTGACGATGTCCTGGACGGACCTGGCGCAGGTGCTCGTCGACCGGCTTCCGGCGGGCACCTTCACCACCGTCGTCACGGGCGACCAGGTCGGGCGCGGCAAGCCGCACCCGGACCCCTACCTCGAGGCGGCCCGCCGGCTGGGCGTCGACCCGGCCGACTGCCTGGCCGTCGAGGACTCCCCCACCGGCGCGGCGTCCGCGACCGCCGCCGGGGTGCCGACGGTCGTCGTGCCGCACATCGTCCCGGTGCCCGAGATGGACCTCGCGGTCCAGGTGCCCACGCTCCAGGGGCTCGACCCCGAGCAGCTCACCGCGCTCGCCCGGTCGGCGGGCGGCAGCGCCTCCGCTACAGCCTGACGCCGAGGAGGGCGTCGACCGCGTCCGGCACGAGGGTGGAGGCCTGCTGCCCCTCGAGCACGGCGGCGGCCCAGGCGTCGACCTCGGCCAGCGCCCGCGGGCTGCCCAGGTCGTCGGCCAGCGCCGCCCGCATCCGGGCCACCGTCTGGGCGCCGAGCTCGGCGGGATAGGCGGCGGTCGCCCGCGAGGCCGCCTCCCGCCAGACCCGCAGGCGCTCCTGGGCCCGCTCGAGCAGGTCGGCGGTCCACTCCCACTCCGTGCGGTAGTGCTGGTCGAGCAGCACGAGCCGGATCGCCATCGGGTCGACGCCCTCGGCGCGCAGCGTCGACACGAGCACCAGGTTGCCCTTGGACTTGCTCATCTTCTCGCCCTCGTAGGCGACCATCGCCTGGTGCACGTAGGCCTGCGCGAAGGGCGAGCCACCCTGGAGCGCGACCGCCTGGACCGCGCTCATCTCGTGATGGGGGAAGATCAGGTCCGAGCCGCCGCCCTGGACGTCGAAGCCGGTGCCGAGGTAGCGCTGCGCGATCGTCGAGCACTCGATGTGCCAGCCCGGACGGCCCCGGCCGAGGGACCCGCCGTCCCAGTGGGGCTCGCCGACCCGGCCCGCGCGCCACAGCAGCGGGTCCAGCTCGTCGCGCTTGCCGGAGCGGTCGGGGTCGCCGCCCCGGTCGGCGAAGACCTCCATCATCTGCGGTCGGCTCCAGCCGGACACCGAGCCGAAGCTGGGCTGGGCCGAGAGGTCCAGGTAGTAGTCGACGCGGCCCGCTCCCTCGACGGTCTCCTCGTCCTCGGGCACCGGGACGGGGTAGGCGGTGCCGTCGGCCAGCAGCTGCTCGACCGCGGCGACGTCGTCCGGGATGCCCTCGACGGCGCCCACGTAGTGGTCCGGAGGGATGACGCGCAGCGCCTCCATGTCGGAGAAGAAGAGGTCGATCTGGCTCGTGGCCAGCTCGCGCCAGTCGACGCCGTCACGCTCGGCGCGCTCGAGCAGGGGCTCGTCGACGTCGGTGACGTTCTGGACGTAGCGGACCCGGAGGCCGCTGTCGCGCCACACCCGCTGGAGCAGGTCGAAGGTCACGTAGGTGGCCGCGTGCCCCATGTGGGTCGCGTCGTAGGGGGTGATGCCGCACACGTAGAGGCGCGCCGTGCCGTCGCTGGCGCGGGTGCGCACCCGCGCACCGGTGGCGGTGTCGTGGACGGTCAGGGGCCCGCCGCGCTGCTCGAGGGGAAGGGTGGGGATCTCGACAGGGGACCAGGTCTTCACGACGGACCAGCCTAGACGCCGCGTCGGCATCCTCCCGACCCGCGTCCCGCTACCAGAGCGGCCAGGGCAGCGGGTAGCGGTCGACCGGAGGCAGCGGCATGGCTCCTGCGGCGAGCAGCCCGTGGGCACGCGCCCGCAGGGCCTCCAGCTCCCCGGGCTCCACCAACCCCGCGAGGAGACCACCGCCCGCCTCCGCTCCACCACCGTCCTCGAGGGCGGTGAGCAGGGCCTCGAGGGCGCGGGCGTCCTCCGGGCGCAGCGGGGCCCCCGCCCATCCCCAGAGCACGGTGCGCAGCTTGTCCTCGACGTGGAGGCACAGGCCGTGGTCGAAGCCACGGAGGCGCCCGGCGACGTCGAGGGCGAGGTGGGCCGCCTTGCGGTCGGCGTTGTTGAGCACCGCGTCGAGCACGGCGAGGGAACGCAGCTGCGGGTCGTCCGCGTGCGCGACGACGACGTCCTCGCCCTCCGGTCCGGTGCCGGAGACGACCGCGAGCCAGCGGTCGGTCACGGTCTCGGGCGCGAGCACCTCGACGAGGTCGGCGGAGGGGTCGGCCAGCCGCTCCTCGGGCTGCGTCACCCACCACTGCAGCGACCCCCGGCCGAGCGGGGCGTCCTCGCGCAGCACGGTCGGCGGGACCAGGTCCCAGCCGCCGGCGCGCGACACGAGGTAGGCCGCGACCTCCCGGGCGGCGAGGGTGCCGGGCGGGAAGTCGCGCAGGGGACGCTCGCCCCGCACCGGCTTGTAGACGGCGCGGTGGCCGGTCGGGCGGTCGTCGGCGTCGTGCAGGTCGACGAGCAGCGTGAGGTTGGAGGCTTCGGTGAGCACCCCGACCGGCTCGATCCGGGCGGTGCGCAGGACCTCCAGCGCCCCGTCGTCGTCCAGGAGCCCGGTCACGGCCGCGCCCGGGTCAGCGCCGGTAGCCGTTGGCCCGCGGGCAGATGTGCCCGCGCGGGTCCAGCGGCTGGCCGCAGAACGGGCAGGAGGGGCGACCGCCCTCGAGCGAGGCGGCGCACCGGATCGCGAAGGCCCGCGCCCGGGCCGGCTCCAGGACGACCACCAGCGACTGCGGCGGCAGCCCGGTCCAGGGCCAGTCCTGCTCCGGGTCCAGGTCGAGGAGCTCCTCGGTGTCAGGGCGGTCGTGCGCCTCCAGCACCACCCGCTGCCTGGTCGGCTCCCAGGCGACGGAGAGCCGCTGCACCCGGAAGTCGTCGTCGAAGGGGGTGTCGAGCGGGGCCGTGTCCACGAACTGCTCGGCGGCCTGCGCCGACCCCTCGACCGGGGAGACCTGGTCGAGCAGCTCCTCGAGGGAGGTCCCCAGCAGGCGGACCTGCTCCTTCTCGAGCGAGACGGTGGTGCGGCGCTCGCCCTCGCTCGCCTGGAGGAAGAAGGTGCGCTGGCCGGGAGGGCCGACGCTCCCGGCGACGAAGCGCTCGGGCGGGTCGAAGACGGACTGCGGCATGGGTCAACCCTACGGCGCGCCGGACGCCGGCCCGGGGGTGCCCGCTCCCCCGCCGACCTCCGC
This genomic interval carries:
- the mshC gene encoding cysteine--1-D-myo-inosityl 2-amino-2-deoxy-alpha-D-glucopyranoside ligase, translated to MKTWSPVEIPTLPLEQRGGPLTVHDTATGARVRTRASDGTARLYVCGITPYDATHMGHAATYVTFDLLQRVWRDSGLRVRYVQNVTDVDEPLLERAERDGVDWRELATSQIDLFFSDMEALRVIPPDHYVGAVEGIPDDVAAVEQLLADGTAYPVPVPEDEETVEGAGRVDYYLDLSAQPSFGSVSGWSRPQMMEVFADRGGDPDRSGKRDELDPLLWRAGRVGEPHWDGGSLGRGRPGWHIECSTIAQRYLGTGFDVQGGGSDLIFPHHEMSAVQAVALQGGSPFAQAYVHQAMVAYEGEKMSKSKGNLVLVSTLRAEGVDPMAIRLVLLDQHYRTEWEWTADLLERAQERLRVWREAASRATAAYPAELGAQTVARMRAALADDLGSPRALAEVDAWAAAVLEGQQASTLVPDAVDALLGVRL
- a CDS encoding SCO1664 family protein, whose translation is MTGLLDDDGALEVLRTARIEPVGVLTEASNLTLLVDLHDADDRPTGHRAVYKPVRGERPLRDFPPGTLAAREVAAYLVSRAGGWDLVPPTVLREDAPLGRGSLQWWVTQPEERLADPSADLVEVLAPETVTDRWLAVVSGTGPEGEDVVVAHADDPQLRSLAVLDAVLNNADRKAAHLALDVAGRLRGFDHGLCLHVEDKLRTVLWGWAGAPLRPEDARALEALLTALEDGGGAEAGGGLLAGLVEPGELEALRARAHGLLAAGAMPLPPVDRYPLPWPLW
- a CDS encoding DUF3090 family protein, which produces MPQSVFDPPERFVAGSVGPPGQRTFFLQASEGERRTTVSLEKEQVRLLGTSLEELLDQVSPVEGSAQAAEQFVDTAPLDTPFDDDFRVQRLSVAWEPTRQRVVLEAHDRPDTEELLDLDPEQDWPWTGLPPQSLVVVLEPARARAFAIRCAASLEGGRPSCPFCGQPLDPRGHICPRANGYRR